The Canis lupus dingo isolate Sandy chromosome 11, ASM325472v2, whole genome shotgun sequence genome includes a region encoding these proteins:
- the LOC112649727 gene encoding olfactory receptor 13F1-like gives MFQANLTYVTHFFLLGFSHYPKVEVIVFVLCLLMYLITLLGNIILISITILDSHLHKPMYFFLSNLSFLDIWYTSSAFTPMLANFVSGEYTISFLGCAAQMYFSLAMGSTECVLLSMMAYDRYVAICNPLRYPIIMNKRVCVQIAASSWVTGCLTTLVETVYVLQLSLCGNNTINHFACEILAVLKLVCVDTSMVELIMLVITIFLLPMPMLLICISYAFILSNILRISSVDGRSKAFSTCAAHLTVVVLFYGTALSMYLKPSAVDSQEIDKFIALVYGGLTPMLNPIIYSLRNKEVKAAVKKLLIRNPFGTVLISALNNIGASTLP, from the coding sequence ATGTTCCAGGCAAATTTGACATATGTAACACATTTTTTCCTCCTGGGGTTTTCCCACTACCCCAAAGTTGAGGTCATCGTATTTGTGCTGTGCTTGCTGATGTATCTGATCACCCTGCTGGGTAATATAATTCTGATCTCCATCACCATCCTGGATTCCCACCTACACAAACcaatgtacttcttcctcagcaACCTCTCCTTTTTAGACATCTGGTACACCTCTTCTGCTTTCACTCCAATGCTGGCAAATTTTGTTTCAGGGGAATACACCATCTCATTCTTAGGGTGTGCTGCTCAGATGTACTTTTCTCTTGCCATGGGTTCCACTGAGTGTGTGCTCCTGTCCATGATGGCATATGACCGGTATGTGGCCATATGCAACCCCTTGAGATACCCCATCATCATGAACAAGAGGGTTTGTGTGCAGATTGCAGCTAGCTCCTGGGTGACAGGCTGCCTCACCACCCTGGTGGAAACAGTATATGTGCTGCAGCTCTCTCTGTGTGGTAATAATACAATCAATCATTTTGCTTGTGAAATTCTGGCTGTCTTGAAACTGGTTTGTGTGGACACCTCCATGGTGGAATTAATCATGCTGGTGATCACCATATTTCTCCTCCCTATGCCAATGCTTCTAATTTGTATATCTTATGCGTTCATTCTCTCCAACATCCTAAGAATCAGCTCTGTGGATGGTCGAAGCAAAGCCTTTTCAACATGTGCAGCCCACCTGACTGTGGTGGTTTTGTTCTATGGGACAGCTCTCTCCATGTACCTGAAGCCCTCAGCTGTAGATTCACAggaaatagataaatttataGCTTTGGTATATGGTGGATTAACCCCTATGTTGAATCCTATCATCTATAGTCTACGAAACAAAGAGGTGAAAGCAGCCGTGAAAAAATTGCTGATTAGAAATCCTTTTGGTACTGTGTTAATTTCTGCCCTCAATAATATTGGAGCAAGCACACTCCCCTGA